The Faecalibacterium prausnitzii genome includes a window with the following:
- a CDS encoding amino acid ABC transporter ATP-binding protein → MALLEASGIGKNFGDTHVLKDISLTLEQGEALAIIGSSGSGKTTLLRCLNFLERPDTGVIKVNGETMWDAADPATQRESEVRKKRLHFGLVFQNFNLFPQYTALQNVMLAGELLAKERPDYKARKKAIHAELEQQAKELLAQMGLSERAGHYPHQLSGGQQQRVAIARALALHPDILCFDEPTSALDPELTGEVLRVLRDLADRKTTMIIVTHEMHFARDVADRILFMDGGVVVEEGPAKELIDHPQEERTKQFLAHYSE, encoded by the coding sequence TCCGGCATCGGGAAAAATTTCGGGGACACCCACGTCCTCAAGGACATTTCGCTCACTCTGGAGCAGGGCGAGGCGCTGGCCATCATCGGTTCGTCGGGTTCCGGCAAGACGACCCTGCTGCGCTGCCTGAATTTTCTGGAACGGCCGGACACCGGCGTCATCAAGGTGAACGGCGAGACCATGTGGGACGCCGCCGACCCCGCCACCCAGCGGGAGAGTGAAGTGCGCAAGAAGCGTCTCCACTTTGGTCTGGTGTTCCAGAACTTCAACCTTTTCCCGCAGTACACCGCGCTGCAGAACGTTATGCTGGCGGGCGAGCTGCTGGCCAAAGAGCGCCCGGACTACAAGGCCCGCAAAAAGGCCATCCATGCCGAGCTGGAGCAGCAGGCAAAGGAGCTTCTGGCCCAGATGGGTCTGTCGGAGCGGGCCGGACACTATCCGCACCAGCTGTCCGGCGGCCAGCAGCAGCGCGTGGCCATTGCCCGTGCGCTGGCCCTGCACCCGGACATCCTCTGCTTCGACGAGCCGACCTCGGCCCTCGACCCGGAGCTGACCGGCGAGGTGCTGCGCGTCCTGCGCGACCTTGCCGACCGCAAGACGACCATGATCATCGTCACCCACGAGATGCACTTTGCCCGCGACGTTGCGGACCGCATCCTCTTCATGGATGGCGGCGTGGTCGTGGAGGAAGGCCCCGCCAAAGAGCTCATCGACCACCCCCAGGAGGAGCGCACAAAGCAGTTCCTCGCCCACTATTCTGAATGA
- a CDS encoding D-alanyl-D-alanine carboxypeptidase family protein: protein MKRKRSARNRRARRCLFLILLALLALLLMWPRTVHLEGLVSPYAILVDADSGEAVAEKKADVSIYPASMTKVMTALLALEANPDLEQPVTLPEDIFPELRADGASMAGFRPGETATVRDLLYGALLPSGAECCEALAREVSGSEEAFVELMNQKAAELGMRSTHFCNPTGLHDPEHVSTVRDMARLLRAAMQNETFRAILSAGRYAVPATGLHPEGFTMTSTFWAELGDVSLRRGQFLGGKTGYTSAAGLCLASAAQVKGKRYILVTAGARGNHGTEPYHIEDAVRVYRQLTR from the coding sequence ATGAAACGGAAGCGTTCTGCGCGGAACCGCCGGGCACGGCGGTGTCTGTTTTTGATCTTGCTGGCTCTGCTGGCACTGCTGCTGATGTGGCCCCGGACGGTCCATCTGGAGGGGCTGGTCAGCCCGTATGCCATTCTGGTGGATGCCGACAGCGGAGAGGCAGTGGCAGAAAAAAAGGCGGATGTGAGCATCTACCCGGCCTCGATGACCAAAGTGATGACGGCCCTTCTGGCCCTTGAGGCAAACCCAGACCTGGAACAGCCGGTGACGCTGCCGGAGGACATCTTCCCGGAATTGCGGGCCGATGGCGCATCCATGGCGGGGTTTCGGCCCGGTGAGACGGCCACCGTGCGGGACCTGTTATACGGTGCGCTCCTGCCCTCCGGCGCGGAGTGCTGCGAGGCGCTGGCGCGGGAAGTGAGCGGTTCGGAGGAAGCCTTTGTGGAGTTGATGAACCAGAAGGCGGCAGAGCTGGGGATGCGTTCCACCCACTTCTGCAACCCCACCGGCCTGCACGACCCGGAGCATGTCTCCACCGTGCGGGATATGGCCCGGCTGCTGCGGGCTGCGATGCAGAACGAGACCTTCCGTGCCATCCTGAGCGCCGGGCGCTATGCCGTCCCGGCGACGGGCCTGCATCCGGAGGGCTTTACAATGACGAGCACTTTCTGGGCAGAGCTGGGCGATGTCTCCCTGCGGAGGGGGCAGTTCCTGGGCGGCAAAACCGGCTATACCAGCGCGGCGGGGCTTTGTCTGGCCAGTGCCGCACAGGTGAAGGGAAAACGGTACATCCTCGTCACGGCGGGTGCGCGGGGGAACCACGGCACCGAGCCTTACCATATCGAAGATGCTGTCCGGGTCTACCGCCAGCTGACTCGCTGA
- a CDS encoding MATE family efflux transporter gives MTKDMTQGSPLRLILAFAVPLMLGSLFQQFYNLADTIIVGRFVGVEALAAVGSVGGLNYLVLGFVNGIACGFSIPISWTFGAKDYREMRRYTANAVWLSIFFAAVLTVVTVAMTRSILVWTNTPDNIIDLADVYIRTIFVGIPFTLLYNMTSALMRALGDSKRPLYFLLVASFLNIGLDLLCIIVFRMGAFGAAFATVFSQAVAGLGSLLYILKHYGELRWSREEGQLSRTHCAKLCSMGIPMGLQCSITAIGSVVLQGAVNGLGSDIVAAQTAGGKAAQFLAVPLESIGTAMTTYASQNMGAHDLNRVNRGVNTALGIGVVYSIASFLILRVADKPLIGLFLESDQTEIMANAQSFIFWNSVFYIPLAVLIIYRYTIQGLGYSSLAMFAGVAEMVARALVGFLFVPLWGYFAACIASPVAWFFACFFLIPAYIVVYRRLKKEKLVPHANL, from the coding sequence ATGACAAAAGATATGACACAGGGCAGCCCGCTCAGGCTGATCCTCGCCTTTGCGGTCCCGCTGATGCTTGGCAGCCTGTTTCAGCAGTTCTACAATCTGGCCGATACCATCATCGTGGGCCGGTTCGTCGGTGTGGAAGCGCTGGCGGCGGTCGGCAGCGTGGGCGGCCTGAACTATCTGGTGCTGGGCTTCGTCAACGGCATCGCCTGCGGCTTCTCCATCCCCATTTCGTGGACGTTCGGCGCAAAGGACTACCGTGAGATGCGCCGTTACACCGCCAATGCCGTCTGGCTGTCGATCTTCTTTGCGGCGGTGCTCACCGTGGTCACGGTGGCCATGACCCGCTCCATCCTGGTCTGGACCAACACCCCGGACAACATCATCGACCTGGCGGATGTCTACATCCGCACCATTTTTGTGGGCATCCCGTTCACCCTGCTGTACAATATGACCAGCGCCCTGATGCGCGCTCTGGGCGACAGCAAGCGCCCGCTCTACTTCCTGCTGGTGGCGAGCTTCCTGAACATCGGGCTGGACCTGCTCTGCATCATCGTGTTCCGGATGGGTGCCTTCGGTGCGGCGTTCGCCACCGTGTTCAGCCAGGCCGTGGCCGGTCTGGGCAGTCTGCTCTATATCCTCAAACATTACGGGGAGCTGCGCTGGTCCAGAGAAGAGGGGCAGCTCAGCAGGACGCACTGCGCCAAGCTCTGCAGCATGGGCATCCCCATGGGCCTGCAGTGCAGCATCACGGCCATCGGCAGCGTCGTGCTGCAGGGTGCCGTCAATGGTCTGGGCAGCGACATCGTGGCAGCACAGACGGCCGGCGGCAAGGCGGCGCAGTTCCTCGCCGTCCCGCTGGAGAGCATCGGCACGGCCATGACCACCTACGCCAGCCAGAACATGGGCGCACACGACCTGAACCGCGTGAACAGGGGCGTCAACACCGCGCTGGGCATCGGCGTGGTGTACAGCATCGCGTCCTTCCTCATCCTGCGCGTGGCGGATAAGCCCCTCATCGGACTCTTCTTGGAGAGCGATCAGACCGAGATCATGGCCAACGCCCAGAGCTTCATTTTCTGGAACAGCGTCTTCTATATCCCGCTGGCAGTCCTCATCATCTACCGCTATACCATTCAGGGGCTGGGCTATTCCAGCCTGGCCATGTTCGCCGGGGTGGCCGAGATGGTCGCCCGTGCGCTGGTGGGCTTCCTGTTCGTGCCGCTGTGGGGTTACTTTGCCGCCTGCATCGCCAGCCCCGTGGCCTGGTTCTTTGCCTGCTTCTTCCTCATCCCGGCCTACATCGTGGTGTACCGCCGCCTGAAAAAGGAAAAGCTGGTGCCTCACGCAAACCTGTAA